From Domibacillus sp. DTU_2020_1001157_1_SI_ALB_TIR_016, a single genomic window includes:
- a CDS encoding LytTR family DNA-binding domain-containing protein, with protein sequence MKVGLVDDRAIDLDKLEAIVSAVAGVEVIFATQSAEEAYGHIKKQTIDVLIADIEMPNLSGYELADIIHSHALDIAVIFVTGTSGYAVHAFELNVHDYIMKPYTKERLSQSIERLIEKSKSSEMTGRLYIKQKNDIHIVQKKDIVLIERSGRSTTIHTKSGPIKTYMTLNELEGELRERDFLRSHRSFIINIHYVKNFSLYAKNSYTVTFEGLNEKAIITKEKVEFLQKNYF encoded by the coding sequence ATGAAAGTTGGATTAGTAGATGACCGTGCGATTGATTTGGACAAGCTCGAGGCCATTGTGTCTGCAGTTGCAGGAGTAGAAGTTATATTTGCGACGCAGTCCGCGGAGGAAGCATACGGCCATATCAAAAAACAAACGATTGATGTGCTGATTGCCGATATTGAAATGCCGAATTTATCGGGCTATGAACTTGCAGACATTATTCATTCGCATGCGCTCGACATTGCCGTTATCTTTGTAACAGGAACAAGTGGCTATGCGGTTCATGCATTCGAGCTGAATGTGCATGATTACATTATGAAGCCTTATACAAAAGAGCGGCTCAGCCAGTCAATCGAGCGGCTAATTGAAAAGTCAAAGTCATCGGAAATGACAGGCCGGCTTTACATAAAACAAAAAAATGATATTCATATTGTTCAAAAAAAAGATATCGTACTTATTGAGCGATCCGGGCGCTCAACGACCATTCATACAAAATCAGGTCCAATTAAAACATATATGACGTTAAATGAATTGGAAGGAGAGCTGCGCGAACGGGATTTTCTCCGGTCACACCGTTCATTTATCATTAACATTCATTACGTGAAAAATTTTTCCTTGTATGCGAAAAACTCATATACCGTTACCTTTGAAGGATTAAATGAAAAAGCCATTATTACAAAAGAGAAAGTGGAATTTCTGCAAAAGAATTACTTTTAA
- a CDS encoding sensor histidine kinase: MSFLFFILFTFTGVASVYWRRRTMNYRRQVMQLEQEREKMNKTFLKVRSERHDFLKHIAALQYMFDQSQHDEAKKYMDELIGGYEETNLSIKGESGAVAGILHDMYRRAKQAGVEVVYDLDVPLSSLPLPDQEIVRLAGNLVANSIEASDEWQKKRGRHGSVVLQLSKRSGLFLLSCQNNCLPIPNEVVDHLFTKSGISTKGEEHAGLGTKIIREAVRAACGYLDFIHKEETFTVKIKIPAIVTKEMHSKKEA; the protein is encoded by the coding sequence ATGTCTTTTTTGTTTTTTATACTCTTCACATTCACCGGAGTGGCAAGTGTTTACTGGCGCAGGAGAACGATGAATTACCGGCGCCAGGTCATGCAGCTTGAACAGGAACGGGAAAAAATGAATAAAACGTTTTTAAAGGTGCGAAGTGAACGGCATGATTTTTTAAAGCATATTGCGGCTCTTCAATATATGTTTGACCAAAGTCAGCATGATGAAGCAAAAAAGTATATGGATGAACTGATTGGCGGCTATGAGGAAACGAATTTGTCTATTAAAGGAGAGTCGGGGGCAGTAGCCGGGATTTTGCATGACATGTACCGGCGTGCTAAGCAGGCAGGAGTGGAGGTTGTATATGACTTGGATGTTCCGCTTTCTTCTTTACCGCTGCCTGATCAAGAGATTGTCCGGCTGGCTGGCAATTTAGTGGCTAACAGCATTGAAGCGAGTGACGAGTGGCAGAAAAAAAGGGGGCGCCATGGCAGTGTTGTGTTGCAGCTTTCTAAAAGAAGCGGCTTATTTTTGCTTTCCTGCCAAAATAATTGTCTGCCGATTCCAAATGAAGTGGTAGACCATTTGTTTACGAAATCCGGTATTTCTACAAAAGGGGAAGAGCATGCCGGCCTTGGCACAAAAATCATCCGCGAGGCTGTCCGGGCAGCATGCGGCTATCTCGATTTTATTCATAAAGAGGAGACTTTTACGGTTAAAATTAAAATCCCGGCCATTGTCACAAAAGAAATGCATTCAAAAAAAGAAGCATGA
- a CDS encoding ATP-binding cassette domain-containing protein: MINIHKVTKKFQDKKKSVTALKHVSFTVKQGEVVGLLGENGAGKTTLLRSIATLLTPTEGSIEVAGFDTVRTPDEIKKRIGVLFGGETGLYDRLTARENLVYFASLYGLSKHETKVRIDDLALKFGMRDYLDRKVNGFSKGMRQKVAIARTLIHNPEIILFDEPTTGLDITSSNVFRQLVHQLKRDGKTIVFSSHIMEEVSMLCDSVAMMHKGELVCHEDLEMLYALEGSRDLNYIFMSKLVRGGNSYAS, from the coding sequence ATGATTAACATTCATAAAGTGACGAAAAAATTCCAGGACAAGAAAAAATCCGTAACGGCTTTAAAGCATGTATCATTTACAGTTAAACAGGGAGAGGTGGTCGGTCTGCTTGGCGAAAACGGGGCAGGAAAAACAACATTACTTCGCTCTATCGCCACGCTTTTAACACCGACGGAGGGGTCAATCGAAGTGGCCGGCTTTGATACGGTCCGCACGCCAGATGAAATCAAAAAACGAATCGGTGTCCTGTTTGGCGGTGAAACCGGCTTGTATGACCGGCTTACGGCACGGGAGAATTTAGTGTATTTTGCTTCTTTATATGGCTTGAGCAAGCACGAAACAAAGGTGCGTATTGATGATCTGGCATTAAAATTTGGCATGCGGGATTACCTTGACCGGAAAGTGAACGGGTTTTCTAAAGGGATGCGCCAAAAAGTCGCCATTGCCCGCACCTTAATTCATAACCCGGAAATTATCTTATTTGATGAACCAACCACCGGGCTTGATATTACCTCATCGAATGTATTTCGACAGCTTGTTCATCAGCTGAAACGTGACGGCAAAACGATCGTTTTCTCAAGTCATATTATGGAGGAAGTATCCATGCTGTGTGATTCTGTTGCCATGATGCATAAAGGGGAGCTCGTCTGCCATGAAGATCTAGAGATGCTGTATGCACTTGAAGGCAGCCGGGATTTAAACTATATTTTCATGTCCAAACTTGTTCGGGGAGGAAATTCTTATGCTTCTTAA
- a CDS encoding ABC transporter permease, whose amino-acid sequence MLLNIYLKELKDCFRDRRTLLLTVFLPIVMMTGLTLFYDSMLSNDEDTTYTLAVEQSFYSEAEQLFLKTPNIDIHAAADPEQAVADGEAQAALLTDGPFIANIQKGVPASISIIGNSFSENSAYVMSAASTALSAFENTIIAERLQSQGIDQSLIQPFTVEQKEISSEGGAMMMLSLLIPLILALAIGVGAGPAAADLFAGEKERKTMEALLMTPVNRMTMLIAKWLVISTLGIVIGLVTLLVVSLEVAFLTENLREAIHFGNQFPQIIGFALLVTAVYSMFNGALLMLTSIVAKTVKESQSYSAPVMMLSVFPTMFVTNLGVNELTLKHFAIPILNLFSILKELIAGVVNYEHLALMVGTNLLVIAAFITIGRLLFLKDKWVMN is encoded by the coding sequence ATGCTTCTTAATATTTATTTAAAAGAATTAAAGGACTGTTTTCGGGATCGGCGCACATTGCTTCTAACGGTATTTTTGCCGATTGTGATGATGACAGGCCTGACGCTTTTTTATGACAGCATGCTTTCAAATGATGAAGATACAACCTATACATTAGCTGTTGAACAATCCTTTTATTCAGAAGCGGAGCAGCTGTTTTTAAAAACACCTAATATCGACATTCATGCAGCGGCTGATCCTGAGCAGGCTGTTGCAGATGGCGAAGCCCAGGCGGCATTGTTAACGGATGGACCGTTTATAGCAAACATTCAAAAGGGTGTGCCTGCTTCCATTTCCATTATCGGCAACTCATTTAGTGAAAATTCAGCTTATGTGATGAGTGCAGCCTCTACTGCCCTGTCTGCTTTTGAAAACACTATTATCGCAGAACGGCTCCAGTCACAAGGCATTGATCAGTCACTTATACAGCCCTTTACGGTAGAACAAAAAGAAATTTCATCCGAAGGCGGCGCAATGATGATGCTGTCACTGCTGATCCCTCTTATTTTAGCCCTGGCCATTGGCGTTGGTGCCGGACCGGCCGCCGCTGATTTGTTTGCCGGAGAAAAAGAGCGTAAAACGATGGAGGCACTTTTGATGACGCCGGTAAATCGGATGACGATGCTTATAGCAAAGTGGCTTGTCATCTCCACGCTTGGCATCGTCATCGGTTTGGTCACACTGTTGGTTGTCTCACTTGAAGTGGCTTTTTTAACTGAAAACCTGCGGGAAGCTATCCATTTTGGCAATCAATTTCCTCAGATTATCGGTTTTGCTCTTCTTGTAACCGCTGTGTACTCCATGTTTAATGGTGCTCTCTTGATGCTGACAAGCATCGTCGCTAAAACGGTTAAAGAATCTCAAAGCTACAGCGCGCCTGTTATGATGCTGTCTGTTTTTCCAACGATGTTTGTTACGAACCTCGGCGTCAACGAATTAACTTTGAAACATTTTGCCATTCCTATCTTAAACTTGTTTAGTATTTTAAAGGAATTAATAGCAGGAGTCGTTAACTACGAGCATTTAGCACTGATGGTTGGCACTAACCTTCTCGTCATCGCGGCATTCATTACAATTGGCCGCCTGTTATTTTTAAAAGATAAATGGGTTATGAATTAA